ACGATGGTGTTCAACATCATCACGTGCCTTTCGAGCAGACGTATCTCAGATTCAATCTTATTTGTAAGGGCGCTCCTGCCTCTCATCTGACCGCCTCGACCATGATACTGTATACCATGGGGATGGGGCCATGATAACATTTGTACGTATTTGAAACCTATCGGCCATCTTCCATCTTCGCTGAACCAGCCCAGAGAGGTTAAATATCTGGCGTATGGATGGGAAATGGCATGGCACCGATCGTGGTACGGGACGTAAGGAAGAGCTATGGAGGCCTTCTGGCGCTCGACGGCATCAGTTTTGAGGTGCAGGAAGGGTCCTTCTTCGGTTGCTTTGGCCCCAACGGCGCCGGTAAATCAACGCTCTTGAAGATCATGACAGGTCAGACAAGGGCCACCTCGGGGGATGTGACCATCCTGGGGGTGGATCCCGGCATCTCTCCTTTGCAGGTAAAGGCGTCGGTCGGGATAGTGCCTGAGGTGGAATCCCCCCCTTCATATCTTACGGCAAAGGAGTTCCTTCAATTCGTTGGCTCGGTCAGGAAGGTAGATGATCTCGAAAGGAAGGTCGAGAGCTGGCTTTATTTCTTTGACCTCCAGGGCTCTGAGGGCACCCTGTGCAGGGACCTTTCAAAAGGGATGAGACAGAAGCTCATGCTCTCAGCGGCCCTTATCCACGAGCCGAAGCTGCTGTTCCTTGATGAGCCCTTCATCAACCTCGACCCGATATACCAAAGGAAGCTCAAAGACCTACTCATTGAGCTGAAGGACAAAGGGAGGACAATATTCCTGAACTCGCACATCCTGGATATAGCACAGAAGCTGTGCGATGAGTTCATTATCTTGAACAAAGGGAAAATAGTCCATAAAGGAAACGCGGTGTCGATGAACGAAAAAGGGGAGGATCTCGAGACGGTCTTCTTGGAGATGGTGGCCGGCGATGCGAGAGATACTTAAGTTGATGATGTTGGAAGAGTATCGGCTCCATGTTTCCTACTCTTCGAGGAGGGTTTTCCTCACCCTGCCGTTGTACGTCATAATATTCACTGTCTTCTTCGGGTCCACGGTCGGAGTGATAAGAAGCATCTCGATCGAGGAGATGGTCGTCATGGCGCATGGAGGCATGTTCCTTTACGGCATGAGCGTCGGCGCTTTTGGCTTCCTTGGGAGGACATCCCTAGAAAGGAGGTACGGTAAGAACAGCTACCTGGTCACAACACCGTTCCTTTTGCCGTTGAGCTTCAGAAGGGCATATTTTGCGATGTTCCTTCGCGACCTTGTTTTTTACTCGGTCCTCATTCTTGTACCCGCCCTCTTCGGACTGACGATCTCGGCCCTGATCGCTGGTTACCGCCTTACATCGGTCTTTCTTCTCTTTATGGCATTATTCCTCAGCTTCTTGTTGGGCATATCATTCAGCTTCTTTGTCAGTGTTGTGTACACAAGAAGCATCGCAGCTTTCCTCGCGGTCATCCTGGTCACACTATCTTCGCTCATCGCATACGGTGTTTTTGACATCCTTTCGATCGACATCCTGATACCCAGCATCGGCCTTCAAATGAACGTCCAACCGTTCGGAGAGGATGTCGGGATGGCGCTTTTGTTCGGTTCATTGAGCATAACGGCGTCTCTCATCTTCGCCGCAATGGCCGTGGTGTTGGTCTCTGTCGAGAGGGAGGGAAGGACCAGTTCTTATGATGATCAGTTCTCCATATATTCGAAGAGGTTGAAGGTTTTCAGGCCATATGACGCATTGTTGGCGAAGGAGCTCGTGGACATATTGCGGTCCGGGCTGGCCAGCAAATTGGTGTTCGCATATGGCGTACCCTTGTTGTTCCTCGGTCTTTCCACATGGTATATCAACACTGGCCTAAGGATACCAGTGGGGTTCAACATCGTCTTCTATGCGGGCATGGTGGGGTTTTTCGGTATAATGGTCTACAATTGGCTGACGAATACCGACCTGAACGACTATTTTGAGACCATGCCCGTCTCAGTACCGACGGTGATCAAGACCAAACTGATGGCTTTCCTGTTGATCACAACAGGGACATCGGCGGCGTTCGTCGTGCTGATAGCTATCATCAATGGCGAGACAAGGTTGCTATGGTTGGCGCTGCCCGTGCTGTTCGTTACATCTTTCTACATGGTGACCGCGACCGCGTATCTGACAGGTCTGAGGACAAGCTCGTTCCTGTTCGACCCTTCCGTGGTGGCCAAGTTCGCGATGTTGGCCATGGTCCCTGACATAGCGATCACGATACTTTCCTTCAGTGTTGACAGCTCACCAACCTTGGCGGCGGCAGGCATTTTGCTGGCGCTCCTGTTGCTGGGCGTTGCGACCAGGTTCTTCTACACCTCCATCGATAAGAGGTGGTCCTCGGAGCCCTTTGCCTAGGGCCAAGGTTATTATGCGTACCGCACAATTCATGGCAGATGTCCATCGGCCATAAGATCAGAAGGGCGGTCCATGTTGCAACCCCCCTTTTCCTGGTCTATTACTGGATCCCCTCTCCTGTATGGGAGGGTGGGCCAGAGAAGGAGACAGGGCTCGTTATTTTCTTGGCATCGGTATTGGTCTTCGAGATGGTCAGAAGGTTGACAGGTCTTGATATCGTGGGTCTCAGGAAATATGAAAAATGGAGGATGGCCGCTTATGCCTGGGCGGCAATAGGCCTGACCATCGTTTTCCTTACCATGCCTTTCGAGGTGGCCGTCCCTGCGGTCATTGGGATGGCGTGGGTCGACCCTTTGATAGGCGAGCTGAGGTCTAGAAGAGAGGACCTCTACCCTCAATTCCCGATGGCCGTCTATTTCTCTCTGACACTGATCTCTCTTACGGTCCTGGTAGGTCTTGACTTAGCGACCTTTATAGCCGCGGCGATCAGCGCCCCGTTCGCCATCTGGGTAGAGAGGCAGATGTTCTGGAGGTTGGATGACGATCTGACGATGATGGTGTTCCCCGCGCTGTTGATATGGGGCATCCTTTCGGTCACTGGCTCGCTCTGATGATGCTGACAGGTTATAAAACGCACAGAGCTGGAGCGCTCAATTGCCAATGAGCCCCTTTCTTTTGCTGAAACGCGTATATCCTTTTTGGAAGGCCTGGATAGGGGCCTCATGGCATTTAAGGGCGGCCTCCTCAGTGTCGTGGGCCTTCCCACAGTCCAAGCACTGGTAAACGATCTTCATCGACATCCTGAACATATAACGTGAATATAACCTTAATGGAACAGGGGGCTCAAAAGCCGTTCGTTGAATTCGTCAAAATGACGTTATATGATGACACCGGTATGGGGCCAGCATAATTAAAAAACCCACTATCAAATTGGTAGTGACTTAGATATTTATATGCATCATAACCCTTTACTTAGTAATGAACAAGATAAAGGTGATCAACGAACCTTCAGAGCTCGTTCCTATGCTGAGGGCCGTTGATACCCCCGTGAAGAGGGACGTTCTCAAAGAGGTCACCATCGAATGGAAGACGCTCAAAGAGATCGAGGAAAAATACGGGGCGGAAGGGAAGGACGCATTGAAGTTCTTCGAGAAGATGAAGCTTGTAGAGACAAGGTGGCAGCCTTCTGGAGGGGCAAGGCCCGAGAAGGCATACCATACCTACTATAGCCAGTTTCATATCAACGCCTCATGGCCTGTCTACGAGATAAGCGACGTGCTTTCCGTTGCAATGATGCCCGAAGAGGAGTTCCAGGAGCTTGAACATAAGATCCTGGAGCAGGTCGGAAAGGAAGGCAAGTTCGCGGGGGACGTCGCGGAGAGCATGGGACTTACGTCGACGATGCTCAAGAGCATTGTCAAGCGCTCAGTGAAGCTTGACTATAGAGGACATCGTCTTGAGCGTGTTAAAGAATGACCGTCCGGGATCCTGATGGCTGAGATATGGATTCTACGATTGGGGCATAGGCCGGAAAGGGACAAGAGGATCACCACGCATGTCGCTCTCACCGCAAGGACCTTCGGTGCAAAGGGGATTTTCATCTCGACAAAGGACCAGGGTCTAGAAGAGAGCGTCTCCGATGTCGTGGACCGCTTTGGGGGGGACTTTGAGATAAGGAGCGGAGTGGGCTGGCGAAAAGTACTGGACGAGTTCAAGGAGAAGGGCCGCATAGTTCACCTGACGATGTATGGGATGCCGGTCGACGAAGTTACCAAGAGCGTCCCGCTCGACAAGGACCTTTTGATAGTGGTCGGCGCGGAAAAGGTCCCGGCAGAGGTCTATCAGATCGCCGACTACAACATTTCCGTAGGGAACCAGCCGCACTCTGAGGTCGCCGCTCTGGCGATCCTATTAGATAGGCTGACCCAAGGTTCCTGGGTCAACAAGGAGTTCCCAGGAGGGTCGATAAAAGTACTTCCAAGTGAGAGGGGGAAGCATGTCGTCAACCCTACCGAACGAGAAGGCATGTCTTGAGATATTAAGGGAAGAGGGATGCTCGGACAAGGTCGTCCGGCACGTATGCGTAGTGAACACGGTCGCAATGACGATAGCAAAGGCCTGCAATGCCGATCTGGAACTGGTCAACGCAGGTTCCTGGCTGCATGACATCGGAAGGTCCAGGACGCATGGCGTTAGGCATGTGTCAGAGGGTGTGGCTATCGCGAAGGCCAGAGGTCTGCCGGAAAGGCTGATCAGGATCATATCGACCCACGTGGCGGCAGGCTTCACCAAAGAAGAGGCAGAGGGGATAGGCCTTCCACCTGGCGATTATATGCCGTCCACGCTAGAGGAGAAGATAGTCTGCCATTCTGACAACCTTGTAGGGGATAATGAGATAATGACGTTGGCTGAGGCGGTGGAGGACATGGAGGTCAGAGGCTATAGGACCACCGCCGAGCGTATGAAGGTCATGCACCGAGAGCTGTCTGAACTATGTGGGATCGATATCGACCTTCTCCTTGAGGATGCGGATGTAAGGCAGAGGGCCATCAAAAGATGTGCCGCTTATACATCCCTTTAAGGTGCTTGTCCCTCAGGTCGGCATAATCGCGGGCCGAGCGTCTCGCGGTCTCCAATATCGTCTCGTCATCGGTGCGGACGATCCTGCCCGGCACACCTAGGACGAGCGATCTTGATGGTATGACGGTCCTTGCAGTCACTATGGCGTTGGCCCCGATGATGCATTCGTTCCCTATGACCGCACCATCAAGTATGGTGGAGTTGATGCCTATAAGACAATCATCCCCGACCACCGCACCATTGATGACCGCCCCATGACCGACCGTCACCCTCTTACCGATCTTCGTAGGGTTGTCATGGCTCGCATGGAGCACTGCCGTGTCCTGAACGTTACTGTCCTCCCCGATCTCGATAGAATTGACGTCGCCACGTATCACTGCACATGGCCACACGCTCACGCCATCGCAGAGCACCACTTGGCCGATGACGATGGCCGAGGGGTCGACATAGATGTTGTTCAAAGGCATTGTCCCTTTATGGTACCAGAGTATAAGCCGGTCTCACTCTGGCCTGGGGGCCGCTGCCTTTGGTGGTGGGGCCGCCTTCTTTGCTGACGTGACCCTCTTAGGGAAGTATTTCAATATGACAACGTCCCCGATCGCCTGGATCCAGCGATATGGAACATTGACTGCCTTGGAATCCTCGACCAACAATGGGTTGGTCTCGTCGATGAACAGACCATCGATCCTCTTGTTCTCCAAGTCGATCACAAGGTTGTTGACGGTTCCCAGATGTAGACCAGCAGGGGTGTATACTTCAAGACCGATAATTTCAGAGGCTTCCTCAAGCATCGCCTTCCCTCTGGGGCTATATGGCCGAACATCATTAAAAAACTTCGTGGTTTTTTAATAATCAGGACCCTATATAACAACATCTCAGACCCTCTACGATACGCACACCCTAGGACCTCTGATGGCTGGTCTACGAATCATCCGCACTTTGGAAGATTGAAGGAGAAAGTTATATAAGCATGAGGGGACTACGATTTTGTAATCACAGCGCACAACCGAACGGTGACCTCTGATGGCAGAAGATGAAGAGTTGGAGATGATCCGGGCGAAGAAGCTAAACGCGTTGATGGAACAAGCGAAAAAGAAAGGAGATGTGAAAATGGCTGGGAAGGTTGAGGTCGTCACTGATGCGGGATTTGACAAGTTCATCAAGCAGGACAAGCTGGTCGTCATCGACTGCTGGGCACCATGGTGTGGACCATGCAGGGCTCTGGCCCCGAAGATCGAGGAACTGTCGGTGGAGATGGCAGATAAGGTCGTCTTCGGAAAGCTGAACACGGATGAGAATGAAGGAGTCCCTATGCGGTTCAACATTTCGGCCATACCGACCCTTCTTATCTTTAAGAACGGCAACTTCGTCGACAGGATGGTCGGGATGAGACCTAAGGAAGCGATGAAGCAGGCCTTCGAGAAGTATTTATGAAAAACACGGATGCGATGAGCATCCTTTCCCTTTTGTACCAAGAAAAACCCTTTAAGGTAAGGAGCACCTCTTTTCCTCGGTGGTGAGGATGGACTACGATGTGTTGATCATCGGTTGTGGGGCGTCAGGTATCCAGGCGGCGGTCCATGCGGCAAGGAAGAAGGTCAAGGTAGGGGTGGTCGGGAAACCTTATGCATCAGCCCTTGTCAAAGCCCACATCGAGAATTATTTTGGCATCGAGAAAACCGATGGAACATCCTTGATCAATGTCGGCCTATCTCAGGCCAGGCGTTTTGGGGCCGACATTGTGGAAGAAGAGGTGATATCGCTCGAGATGGTGGACGGCGCCTTCAAGGTCAAGACCGATGGGATGAAGGAATTCTCGTCCAAGGCGTTGATCATTGCTTCGGGCATCTCCAGGACCAAGCTCAATGTAGAGGGAGAAAAGGAGTTCTATGGGCTCGGGGTCAGCTACTGCGCCAATTGCGACTGTCACTTCTTCAAGAAGAAAAAGGTGGCGGTTGTTGGGAATGGGAGCAATGCCGCGGTCGCGGCGCTGCTTCTGAAAGAATATGCGGAGAAGGTCTATTGGGTGTCCCAAGAAATAACAGCTTCAAAGGAGCTGATCGAAAAGGTCGATTCAACCTCGATAGAGAAGGTGACCCCAGCATGGCCCTCTAAGATCGTTGGGGAAAAGACCGTCAGTGGTATGCATTTGAAAGATGGCAGATATCTTGAGGTCGACGGCGTATTCATCGAACTTGGTGCCAAGGGGGCCGCCGACCTTGCCGTTGAGATCGGCATCGTCGCGGATGAGACAGGGTCCATCCCGGTCGACCGTGATTGTAGGACCGAGGTCGAAGGGGTTTTTGCCTGCGGGGACGTCACTGGACAACCTTGGCAGCTGGCCAAGGCGGTGGGAGAAGGATGCGTGGCCGGCCTGTCCGCCGCCGCATTCGTCAGGAAGGAGAAGGAATGAGATGACCTTTGTCGACGAGCTTATAAGCGGGATCCTCAGGAGCGAGGAAGGGTTTGCAGAGGCCTTAAGGAAGATCCTCGATGAGGACCTGAAGATATCGGTGCCGGAATTCTGCCAGCTAACTGGTCTATCCCAGAGCACGGTCTACAAGATATTGCAGGACCAGAGAGAGCCGAACCTCAGGACCGTGAGGGCGGTCATAAAGGCGGTAAGGAAGCTCGACAATTATCCGGGAGGCGAGTTCATCGGCATAATCGCTGCAAAGCCTGTGCTCGTCAAAATTGAAGAGCGCATCGTTCAGGTCGGTGAAAGGCAGGTACGGGTCAAGGAATATCCGGCGGCCACCATGGAGGAGGCGATCATAGCTGCGGTAAAGGCCGAAAGAGATGGTGCCTTGGCCATCGTCTGCGCTCCGATAATCGCACCTACCATCGAAAAAATATTGAAAATACCGGTTCAGGTCGTGATCCCCAAGGAGAGCGTCGTGAGGGCGATAGATCAGGCGGCGCAAAAGGTATTCTGACCTTATGCTCTGCGGGCCTGGACGGATTCCTGCTCAAGCTCTGCAAGTATCCTCTTCCTCAATGCAAGGAACTCGGGGTCTGCCCTGTCCCTCGGTCTTTCGAGCTTTATTGTGAATATCTCCTTCACCTTGCTCGGTCTGTTCGTCATGACGACCACCCTATCTGCCAGGAAAACGGCCTCGTCGACCGAGTGGGTGATGAAAACGACGGTCTTCTTTGTCTCTTTCCAGATCCTCAGAAGCTCTTTTTGCATCTGGTTTCTTGTCTGCGCATCAAGTGCCCCGAAAGGCTCGTCCATCAAAAGGATCGCGGGGTCATTGGCCAAGGCCCGTGCGATGCCGACACGCTGCTTCATGCCTCCAGACAGCTCATACGGATGTGAGTTCTCGAACCCCTTGAGCCCAACCAGCTCGATGTACTTGTCGGATATCTTATGTCGTTCCACCGCGGGGACGTTCCGGATCTCAAGCCCGAACTCGATGTTCCTCCGGACGGTCCTCCATGGGAATAGGGCGAACTCCTGAAATACCATCCCCCTGTCCGACCCAGTGCTCTTTATCTCCTGACCTTTAAGTTTTATGACGCCAGATGTGGGCTTGTCTAGCCCCGCTATCATCCTGAGGAGGGTCGTCTTTCCGCAACCCGAGGGGCCCAGCACACATACGAACTCCCCTTCCGCGACATCCAGGTTGAAATCCTCGATCGCAACGAGGTCCCCCTCTTCTTTGGGGAACCGTTTGACAAGGTTTTTTATTTCCAGGAGCATCATCTCGCCCCCATCCATTTTGACACCTTGTTCTCGATGTAGAAGGCGGCCTCTGTCGTCACGAGACCAAGGACAGCGATGACAACCATTCCCGCGAACATGTATTCATAGCGCCCTATGTTCGCCTGATTCAAGATATAGAGGCCGACCCCGCCCCCCTTCGCACCTATCATCTCTGCCGCGACAATGCACATCCATCCGATGCCAAGGCCTATCCTGATGCCGGTCATCAGGAAAGGGATGGTATATGGAAAGACCACCTTTGCAAATATATCGCTCTTGGATGCCCCAAGTGTCTTCCCAGCATCGATTAGCTGTGGATCGACGCTTTTCACTCCGAAGATGACATTGGAAAGGACCGGGAAGAACACGCCG
This genomic window from Methanomassiliicoccales archaeon contains:
- a CDS encoding helix-turn-helix domain-containing protein → MTFVDELISGILRSEEGFAEALRKILDEDLKISVPEFCQLTGLSQSTVYKILQDQREPNLRTVRAVIKAVRKLDNYPGGEFIGIIAAKPVLVKIEERIVQVGERQVRVKEYPAATMEEAIIAAVKAERDGALAIVCAPIIAPTIEKILKIPVQVVIPKESVVRAIDQAAQKVF
- a CDS encoding ArsR family transcriptional regulator; this translates as MNKIKVINEPSELVPMLRAVDTPVKRDVLKEVTIEWKTLKEIEEKYGAEGKDALKFFEKMKLVETRWQPSGGARPEKAYHTYYSQFHINASWPVYEISDVLSVAMMPEEEFQELEHKILEQVGKEGKFAGDVAESMGLTSTMLKSIVKRSVKLDYRGHRLERVKE
- a CDS encoding ABC transporter ATP-binding protein — protein: MAPIVVRDVRKSYGGLLALDGISFEVQEGSFFGCFGPNGAGKSTLLKIMTGQTRATSGDVTILGVDPGISPLQVKASVGIVPEVESPPSYLTAKEFLQFVGSVRKVDDLERKVESWLYFFDLQGSEGTLCRDLSKGMRQKLMLSAALIHEPKLLFLDEPFINLDPIYQRKLKDLLIELKDKGRTIFLNSHILDIAQKLCDEFIILNKGKIVHKGNAVSMNEKGEDLETVFLEMVAGDARDT
- a CDS encoding tRNA (cytidine(56)-2'-O)-methyltransferase, which translates into the protein MAEIWILRLGHRPERDKRITTHVALTARTFGAKGIFISTKDQGLEESVSDVVDRFGGDFEIRSGVGWRKVLDEFKEKGRIVHLTMYGMPVDEVTKSVPLDKDLLIVVGAEKVPAEVYQIADYNISVGNQPHSEVAALAILLDRLTQGSWVNKEFPGGSIKVLPSERGKHVVNPTEREGMS
- the trxA gene encoding thioredoxin, giving the protein MAGKVEVVTDAGFDKFIKQDKLVVIDCWAPWCGPCRALAPKIEELSVEMADKVVFGKLNTDENEGVPMRFNISAIPTLLIFKNGNFVDRMVGMRPKEAMKQAFEKYL
- a CDS encoding ABC transporter ATP-binding protein → MMLLEIKNLVKRFPKEEGDLVAIEDFNLDVAEGEFVCVLGPSGCGKTTLLRMIAGLDKPTSGVIKLKGQEIKSTGSDRGMVFQEFALFPWRTVRRNIEFGLEIRNVPAVERHKISDKYIELVGLKGFENSHPYELSGGMKQRVGIARALANDPAILLMDEPFGALDAQTRNQMQKELLRIWKETKKTVVFITHSVDEAVFLADRVVVMTNRPSKVKEIFTIKLERPRDRADPEFLALRKRILAELEQESVQARRA
- a CDS encoding HDIG domain-containing protein, yielding MSSTLPNEKACLEILREEGCSDKVVRHVCVVNTVAMTIAKACNADLELVNAGSWLHDIGRSRTHGVRHVSEGVAIAKARGLPERLIRIISTHVAAGFTKEEAEGIGLPPGDYMPSTLEEKIVCHSDNLVGDNEIMTLAEAVEDMEVRGYRTTAERMKVMHRELSELCGIDIDLLLEDADVRQRAIKRCAAYTSL
- a CDS encoding PRC-barrel domain-containing protein — translated: MLEEASEIIGLEVYTPAGLHLGTVNNLVIDLENKRIDGLFIDETNPLLVEDSKAVNVPYRWIQAIGDVVILKYFPKRVTSAKKAAPPPKAAAPRPE
- a CDS encoding gamma carbonic anhydrase family protein; translated protein: MPLNNIYVDPSAIVIGQVVLCDGVSVWPCAVIRGDVNSIEIGEDSNVQDTAVLHASHDNPTKIGKRVTVGHGAVINGAVVGDDCLIGINSTILDGAVIGNECIIGANAIVTARTVIPSRSLVLGVPGRIVRTDDETILETARRSARDYADLRDKHLKGMYKRHIF
- a CDS encoding FAD-dependent oxidoreductase, with protein sequence MDYDVLIIGCGASGIQAAVHAARKKVKVGVVGKPYASALVKAHIENYFGIEKTDGTSLINVGLSQARRFGADIVEEEVISLEMVDGAFKVKTDGMKEFSSKALIIASGISRTKLNVEGEKEFYGLGVSYCANCDCHFFKKKKVAVVGNGSNAAVAALLLKEYAEKVYWVSQEITASKELIEKVDSTSIEKVTPAWPSKIVGEKTVSGMHLKDGRYLEVDGVFIELGAKGAADLAVEIGIVADETGSIPVDRDCRTEVEGVFACGDVTGQPWQLAKAVGEGCVAGLSAAAFVRKEKE